One part of the Parambassis ranga chromosome 8, fParRan2.1, whole genome shotgun sequence genome encodes these proteins:
- the mapk8ip3 gene encoding C-Jun-amino-terminal kinase-interacting protein 3 isoform X12 → MMELQIDEVVYQDDYGSGSVMSERVSGLANSIYREFERLIRSYDEEVVKELMPLVVNVLENLDAVLTENQEHEVELELLKEDNEQLITQYEREKALRKQAEEKFIEFEDALEAEKKDLQVQVEFLELQGKQLELKAKNYADQITRLEERESDMKKQYNALHQRHTEMIQTYVEHIERSKMQQVGSNSQSDGPGCGRTQRHTWRKSSKAERPPSLSLYPSGEGMEDGSESDSVAATPSSTGSKSNTPTSSVPSATVTPINEGFLPPSDFDVMRAGNRRKGGKRHSRNMEVQVSQETRNVSIGMGSSDEWSEFQEIIDSTPELDMCVDPRVYGGGNSPSQGIVNEAFGINTDSLYHEIKDAKSDIIGDVDAGAELLGEFSVRDDFFGMGKEVENLLTENKQLLETKNALNIVKNDLIAKVDELSGEKEVLREELEAVRQSKNKVDARVKELEEELRRLRAEALGASRDSKDEGGDDFSSPMEGGDMTMAQRRRFTRVEMARVLMERNQYKERLMELQEAVRWTEMIRASRESPPIQEKKKSTIWQFFARLFSTSSSPPPVKRPYYSVNIHYKSPALSQRRSHTMCQISTSNRTLEFFPEELASNGVASLLSDSAMLARREQRREQYRQVREHMRRDDGIMQACGWSVPSRFKQTGGQTDSAQDSPLKRQQTTNEKEDNRMKNVPVPVYCRPLVEKDPNRKLWCAAGVDLTGWRASSQEMAPSKAPSGGSDPLHAEEDGAEKKNSHTSPEKKKSKELQETDTMSSRVWILTSTHSASKVVIIDANQPGSLVDQFNVCNAHVLCISSVPAASESDYPAGEIVLDPGDGGAGAGGGGVGGGGVGVGGGGGDDTSGVEGMLAGITLVGCATNCSVARSNCSSRTDTPIMDKGQAPTAPPMNGKIHPAQSAEEATEATEVSESTSSQTEMGSGPPGPFMEHVFTDPQPRAADTSDRNSGQSKEDTSHHPESEDGGEEGKNYTSVAPTMWLGAQNGWLYVHSAVGNWKKCLHSIKLKDSVLSLVHVKGRVLVALADGTLAIFHRSEDGQWDLSNYHLMDLGRPHHSIRCMAVVHDKVWCGYKNKIHVIQPKSMQIEKSFDAHPRRESQVRQLAWIGDGVWVSIRLDSTLRLYHAHTHQHLQDVDIEPYVSKMLGTGKLGFSFVRITALLIGGNRLWVGTGNGVIISIPLTETVVLHRGQLLGLRANKVSPTSSGGVIHVYGDDGSEKSSGSFIPYCSMAQAQLCFHGHRDAVKFFVSVPGNVLATLNGSVLDSPSEGQGSTAPTETEAQSVQNVLVLSGGEGYIDFRIGDGEDDETEEGDSGGTSQIKPALCKAERSHIIVWQVSYIPE, encoded by the exons ATGATGGAGCTACAGATAGACGAGGTGGTCTACCAGGACGACTACGGCTCCGGCTCCGTCATGTCGGAGCGGGTGTCCGGCCTGGCTAACAGCATTTACCGGGAGTTCGAGCGGCTGATCCGCAGCTACGACGAGGAGGTGGTGAAGGAGCTGATGCCGCTGGTGGTGAACGTCCTGGAGAACCTGGACGCGGTGCTGACGGAGAACCAGGAGCACgaggtggagctggagctgctgaaggaggACAACGAGCAGCTCATCACCCAGTACGAGCGGGAGAAGGCGCTGAGGAAGCAGGCGGAGGAG aAATTTATAGAATTTGAGGATGCACTGGAGGCCGAGAAGAAGGATCTGCAGGTGCAGGTGGAGTTTTTGGAGCTGCAGGGAAAGCAGCTGGAGCTCAAAGCAAAGAACTACGCTGACCAGA tcACCCGGCTGGAAGAGCGAGAATCAGACATGAAGAAGCAGTACAACGCTCTGCACCAGCGCCACACTGAG ATGATCCAGACTTATGTCGAGCACATAGAGCGGTCCAAAATGCAGCAGGTGGGCAgtaacagccaatcagacgggCCCGGCTGTGGACGAAC TCAACGCCACACATGGAGGAAAAG CAGCAAAGCGGAGCGCCCGCCGTCGTTGAGCCTGTATCCCAGCGGCGAGGGCATG GAGGATGGATCGGAGTCCGACTCGGTGGCCGCCACACCTAGCAGCACAGGCAGCAAGTCCAACACGCCCACCTCCTCCGTCCCATCCGCCACCGTCACACCCATCAATGAGGGCTTCCTCCCACCTTCTGACTTTGACGTCATGCGGGCTGGGAACCGCAGGAAAGGTGGCAAACGTCACAGCCGGAACATGGAGGTGCAGGTTTCTCAGGAGACGCGGAATGTCAGCATTG gaaTGGGAAGCAGCGACGAGTGGTCTGAATTTCAGGAGATCATCGATTCCACTCCGGAGCTGGACATGTGTGTGGACCCCCGCGTGTACGGAGGAGGAAACAG cccCTCTCAGGGCATCGTCAACGAGGCCTTCGGCATCAACACTGACTCTCTGTACCACGAGATCAAAGACGCCAAGTCGGACATCATCGGGGACGTGGATGCAGGCGCCGAGCTGCTCG GCGAGTTCTCAG TCCGTGATGATTTCTTCG GGATGGGTAAGGAGGTGGAGAACCTGCTGACGGAGAACAAACAGCTTCTAGAGACCAA AAATGCTCTCAACATTGTGAAAAACGACCTCATTGCCAAAGTGGACGAGCTGTCGGGGGAGAAGGAGGTGctgagggaggagctggaggcggTGAGGCAGTCCAAGAACAAGGTGGACGCCCGAgtcaaagagctggaggaagaactcaggag gttAAGAGCTGAAGCTCTCGGCGCGTCTCGGGACTCAAAGGATGAAGGAGGCGATGAC TTTTCATCACCCATGGAAGGTGGAGACATGACGATGGCCCAGCGGCGGCGCTTCACGCGGGTGGAGATGGCCCGCGTGCTGATGGAGAGGAACCAGTACAAGGAAAGGCTGATGGAGCTGCAGGAGGCGGTGCGGTGGACGGAGATGATCCG AGCGTCCAGGGAGAGTCCCCCCAtccaggagaagaagaagtccACCATCTGGCAGTT CTTCGCTCGTCTCTTCAGCACGTCGTCCAGCCCGCCGCCGGTCAAACGGCCATACTACAGCGTCAACATCCACTACAAGTCTCCGGCTTTGTCTCAGCGACGCAGCCACACCATGTGTCAGATCTCCACCTCCAACCGCACGCTGGAGTTCTTCCCTGAAGA ACTGGCCAGTAACGGTGTTGCGTCTCTCCTCAGTGACTCGGCAATGTTGGCACGCCGAGAGCAGCGGCGTGAGCAGTACAGGCAGGTCCGTGAGCACATGCGCCGCGATGACGGCATCATGCAGGCCTGCGGCTGGAGCGTGCCGTCTCGCTTCAAACAG ACTGGTGGTCAGACGGACAGCGCTCAGGACAGCCCGCTGAAGAGACAACAG ACCACCAACGAGAAGGAGGACAACCGCATGAAGAACGTCCCTGTCCCGGTGTACTGTCGCCCCCTGGTGGAGAAGGACCCCAACAGGAAG TTGTGGTGTGCAGCTGGAGTAGACCTGACCGGATGGAGGGCCAGCAGCCAGGAGATGGCCCCGTCCAAAGCACCATCGGGCGGCAGCGACCCGCTGCACGCTGAGGAGGAcggagcagagaagaagaacagcCACACGTCTCCCGAGAAGAAGAAG tCAAAGGAGCTCCAGGAAACGGACACCATGAGCAGCCGGGTGTGGATCCTCACCAGCACCCACTCTGCCAGCAAGGTGGTCATCATCGACGCCAACCAGCCGGGCTCGCTGGTCGACCAGTTCAACGTCTGCAACGCCCACGTCCTCTGCATCTCCAGCGTGCCTG ctgccAGTGAGAGCGATTATCCAGCAGGAGAGATAGTGTTGGATCCGGGTGatggtggagcaggagcaggtggaggaggagtaggaggaggaggagtaggagtaggtggaggaggtggagacgACACCAGCGGGGTGGAGGGCATGTTGGCGGGCATCACACTTGTCGGGTGCGCCACCAACTGCAGCGTCGCCCGTAGCAACTGCTCGTCACGCACAGACACTCCCATCATGGACAAAGGACAAG CTCCAACCGCTCCGCCCATGAACGGGAAGATCCACCCAGCTCAGTCAGCGGAGGAGgccacagaggccacagagGTTTCTGAGTCCACATCGAGCCAAACAGAAATGGGATCTGGACCTCCAGGACCATTTATGGAGCACGTCTTCACCGATCCTCAGCCGCGAGCTGCAGATACCTCTGACAG GAACTCAGGCCAGTCCAAAGAGGACACGTCTCATCATCCAGAGTCAGAGGACGGAGGCGAGGAGGGAAAAAACTACACCAGCGTGGCTCCAACCATGTGGCTCGGAGCTCAGAACGGCTG GCTTTACGTCCACTCAGCTGTGGGAAACTGGAAGAAATGTCTCCACTCCATTAAGCTCAAAGACTCGGTGCTCAGCctggt GCATGTTAAAGGTCGAGTGCTGGTCGCTCTCGCTGACGGGACACTCGCCATATTCCACCGatcagaag ACGGTCAGTGGGATCTGTCCAACTACCACCTAATGGATCTCGGCCGACCTCATCACTCCATCCGCTGCATGGCCGTCGTCCACGATAAAGTGTGGTGCGGCTACAAGAACAAGATCCACGTCATTCAGCCCAAAAGCATGCAGATAGAG AAGTCCTTCGACGCTCACCCTCGCAGGGAGAGTCAGGTGCGGCAGCTAGCGTGGATTGGCGACGGCGTCTGGGTGTCGATCCGGCTCGACTCCACCTTACGTCTCTAccacgcgcacacacaccagcacctGCAGGACGTGGACATCGAGCCGTACGTCAGCAAAATGCTGG GAACCGGAAAGCTCGGCTTCTCCTTTGTGCGAATCACAGCGCTTCTGATTGGTGGAAATCGGCTCTGGGTGGGGACAGGAAATGGCGTCATCATCTCCATCCCACTGACAGAGA CGGTGGTCCTTCACCGGGGACAGCTCCTGGGTTTGAGGG CCAATAAGGTGTCTCCCACGTCCTCCGGCGGCGTGATCCACGTTTACGGCGATGATGGCTCGGAGAAGAGCAGCGGCAGCTTCATCCCTTACTGCTCGATGGCGCAGGCTCAGCTTTGTTTCCATGGACACCGGGATGCTGTCAAGTTCTTTGTGTCTGTACCAG GAAATGTTCTGGCCACACTAAACGGCAGCGTGCTGGACAGTCCGTCAGAGGGTCAGGGCTCCACGGCGCCCACGGAGACGGAGGCTCAGAGCGTTCAGAACGTGTTGGTGCTGAGCGGAGGCGAGGGCTACATCGACTTCCGTATAG GTGACGGCGAGGATGACGAGACGGAGGAAGGAGACAGTGGCGGCACTTCTCAGATAAAACCTGCTCTGTGCAAAGCTGAGCGAAGCCACATCATCGTCTGGCAGGTGTCTTACATACCTGAGTGA
- the mapk8ip3 gene encoding C-Jun-amino-terminal kinase-interacting protein 3 isoform X18: MMELQIDEVVYQDDYGSGSVMSERVSGLANSIYREFERLIRSYDEEVVKELMPLVVNVLENLDAVLTENQEHEVELELLKEDNEQLITQYEREKALRKQAEEKFIEFEDALEAEKKDLQVQVEFLELQGKQLELKAKNYADQITRLEERESDMKKQYNALHQRHTEMIQTYVEHIERSKMQQVGSNSQSDGPGCGRTKAERPPSLSLYPSGEGMVRGGLGGARMMPGKDIWQVSELGQSSFSSAYQEDGSESDSVAATPSSTGSKSNTPTSSVPSATVTPINEGFLPPSDFDVMRAGNRRKGGKRHSRNMEVQVSQETRNVSIGMGSSDEWSEFQEIIDSTPELDMCVDPRVYGGGNSPSQGIVNEAFGINTDSLYHEIKDAKSDIIGDVDAGAELLGEFSGMGKEVENLLTENKQLLETKNALNIVKNDLIAKVDELSGEKEVLREELEAVRQSKNKVDARVKELEEELRRLRAEALGASRDSKDEGGDDFSSPMEGGDMTMAQRRRFTRVEMARVLMERNQYKERLMELQEAVRWTEMIRASRESPPIQEKKKSTIWQFFARLFSTSSSPPPVKRPYYSVNIHYKSPALSQRRSHTMCQISTSNRTLEFFPEDDSAMLARREQRREQYRQVREHMRRDDGIMQACGWSVPSRFKQTGGQTDSAQDSPLKRQQTTNEKEDNRMKNVPVPVYCRPLVEKDPNRKLWCAAGVDLTGWRASSQEMAPSKAPSGGSDPLHAEEDGAEKKNSHTSPEKKKSKELQETDTMSSRVWILTSTHSASKVVIIDANQPGSLVDQFNVCNAHVLCISSVPAASESDYPAGEIVLDPGDGGAGAGGGGVGGGGVGVGGGGGDDTSGVEGMLAGITLVGCATNCSVARSNCSSRTDTPIMDKGQAPTAPPMNGKIHPAQSAEEATEATEVSESTSSQTEMGSGPPGPFMEHVFTDPQPRAADTSDRNSGQSKEDTSHHPESEDGGEEGKNYTSVAPTMWLGAQNGWLYVHSAVGNWKKCLHSIKLKDSVLSLVHVKGRVLVALADGTLAIFHRSEDGQWDLSNYHLMDLGRPHHSIRCMAVVHDKVWCGYKNKIHVIQPKSMQIEKSFDAHPRRESQVRQLAWIGDGVWVSIRLDSTLRLYHAHTHQHLQDVDIEPYVSKMLGTGKLGFSFVRITALLIGGNRLWVGTGNGVIISIPLTETVVLHRGQLLGLRANKVSPTSSGGVIHVYGDDGSEKSSGSFIPYCSMAQAQLCFHGHRDAVKFFVSVPGNVLATLNGSVLDSPSEGQGSTAPTETEAQSVQNVLVLSGGEGYIDFRIGDGEDDETEEGDSGGTSQIKPALCKAERSHIIVWQVSYIPE, translated from the exons ATGATGGAGCTACAGATAGACGAGGTGGTCTACCAGGACGACTACGGCTCCGGCTCCGTCATGTCGGAGCGGGTGTCCGGCCTGGCTAACAGCATTTACCGGGAGTTCGAGCGGCTGATCCGCAGCTACGACGAGGAGGTGGTGAAGGAGCTGATGCCGCTGGTGGTGAACGTCCTGGAGAACCTGGACGCGGTGCTGACGGAGAACCAGGAGCACgaggtggagctggagctgctgaaggaggACAACGAGCAGCTCATCACCCAGTACGAGCGGGAGAAGGCGCTGAGGAAGCAGGCGGAGGAG aAATTTATAGAATTTGAGGATGCACTGGAGGCCGAGAAGAAGGATCTGCAGGTGCAGGTGGAGTTTTTGGAGCTGCAGGGAAAGCAGCTGGAGCTCAAAGCAAAGAACTACGCTGACCAGA tcACCCGGCTGGAAGAGCGAGAATCAGACATGAAGAAGCAGTACAACGCTCTGCACCAGCGCCACACTGAG ATGATCCAGACTTATGTCGAGCACATAGAGCGGTCCAAAATGCAGCAGGTGGGCAgtaacagccaatcagacgggCCCGGCTGTGGACGAAC CAAAGCGGAGCGCCCGCCGTCGTTGAGCCTGTATCCCAGCGGCGAGGGCATGGTACGTGGGGGTCTCGGGGGGGCTAGGATGATGCCCGGGAAAGACATCTGGCAGGTCAGCGAGCTCGGCCAGTCCAGCTTCAGCTCCGCCTATCAG GAGGATGGATCGGAGTCCGACTCGGTGGCCGCCACACCTAGCAGCACAGGCAGCAAGTCCAACACGCCCACCTCCTCCGTCCCATCCGCCACCGTCACACCCATCAATGAGGGCTTCCTCCCACCTTCTGACTTTGACGTCATGCGGGCTGGGAACCGCAGGAAAGGTGGCAAACGTCACAGCCGGAACATGGAGGTGCAGGTTTCTCAGGAGACGCGGAATGTCAGCATTG gaaTGGGAAGCAGCGACGAGTGGTCTGAATTTCAGGAGATCATCGATTCCACTCCGGAGCTGGACATGTGTGTGGACCCCCGCGTGTACGGAGGAGGAAACAG cccCTCTCAGGGCATCGTCAACGAGGCCTTCGGCATCAACACTGACTCTCTGTACCACGAGATCAAAGACGCCAAGTCGGACATCATCGGGGACGTGGATGCAGGCGCCGAGCTGCTCG GCGAGTTCTCAG GGATGGGTAAGGAGGTGGAGAACCTGCTGACGGAGAACAAACAGCTTCTAGAGACCAA AAATGCTCTCAACATTGTGAAAAACGACCTCATTGCCAAAGTGGACGAGCTGTCGGGGGAGAAGGAGGTGctgagggaggagctggaggcggTGAGGCAGTCCAAGAACAAGGTGGACGCCCGAgtcaaagagctggaggaagaactcaggag gttAAGAGCTGAAGCTCTCGGCGCGTCTCGGGACTCAAAGGATGAAGGAGGCGATGAC TTTTCATCACCCATGGAAGGTGGAGACATGACGATGGCCCAGCGGCGGCGCTTCACGCGGGTGGAGATGGCCCGCGTGCTGATGGAGAGGAACCAGTACAAGGAAAGGCTGATGGAGCTGCAGGAGGCGGTGCGGTGGACGGAGATGATCCG AGCGTCCAGGGAGAGTCCCCCCAtccaggagaagaagaagtccACCATCTGGCAGTT CTTCGCTCGTCTCTTCAGCACGTCGTCCAGCCCGCCGCCGGTCAAACGGCCATACTACAGCGTCAACATCCACTACAAGTCTCCGGCTTTGTCTCAGCGACGCAGCCACACCATGTGTCAGATCTCCACCTCCAACCGCACGCTGGAGTTCTTCCCTGAAGA TGACTCGGCAATGTTGGCACGCCGAGAGCAGCGGCGTGAGCAGTACAGGCAGGTCCGTGAGCACATGCGCCGCGATGACGGCATCATGCAGGCCTGCGGCTGGAGCGTGCCGTCTCGCTTCAAACAG ACTGGTGGTCAGACGGACAGCGCTCAGGACAGCCCGCTGAAGAGACAACAG ACCACCAACGAGAAGGAGGACAACCGCATGAAGAACGTCCCTGTCCCGGTGTACTGTCGCCCCCTGGTGGAGAAGGACCCCAACAGGAAG TTGTGGTGTGCAGCTGGAGTAGACCTGACCGGATGGAGGGCCAGCAGCCAGGAGATGGCCCCGTCCAAAGCACCATCGGGCGGCAGCGACCCGCTGCACGCTGAGGAGGAcggagcagagaagaagaacagcCACACGTCTCCCGAGAAGAAGAAG tCAAAGGAGCTCCAGGAAACGGACACCATGAGCAGCCGGGTGTGGATCCTCACCAGCACCCACTCTGCCAGCAAGGTGGTCATCATCGACGCCAACCAGCCGGGCTCGCTGGTCGACCAGTTCAACGTCTGCAACGCCCACGTCCTCTGCATCTCCAGCGTGCCTG ctgccAGTGAGAGCGATTATCCAGCAGGAGAGATAGTGTTGGATCCGGGTGatggtggagcaggagcaggtggaggaggagtaggaggaggaggagtaggagtaggtggaggaggtggagacgACACCAGCGGGGTGGAGGGCATGTTGGCGGGCATCACACTTGTCGGGTGCGCCACCAACTGCAGCGTCGCCCGTAGCAACTGCTCGTCACGCACAGACACTCCCATCATGGACAAAGGACAAG CTCCAACCGCTCCGCCCATGAACGGGAAGATCCACCCAGCTCAGTCAGCGGAGGAGgccacagaggccacagagGTTTCTGAGTCCACATCGAGCCAAACAGAAATGGGATCTGGACCTCCAGGACCATTTATGGAGCACGTCTTCACCGATCCTCAGCCGCGAGCTGCAGATACCTCTGACAG GAACTCAGGCCAGTCCAAAGAGGACACGTCTCATCATCCAGAGTCAGAGGACGGAGGCGAGGAGGGAAAAAACTACACCAGCGTGGCTCCAACCATGTGGCTCGGAGCTCAGAACGGCTG GCTTTACGTCCACTCAGCTGTGGGAAACTGGAAGAAATGTCTCCACTCCATTAAGCTCAAAGACTCGGTGCTCAGCctggt GCATGTTAAAGGTCGAGTGCTGGTCGCTCTCGCTGACGGGACACTCGCCATATTCCACCGatcagaag ACGGTCAGTGGGATCTGTCCAACTACCACCTAATGGATCTCGGCCGACCTCATCACTCCATCCGCTGCATGGCCGTCGTCCACGATAAAGTGTGGTGCGGCTACAAGAACAAGATCCACGTCATTCAGCCCAAAAGCATGCAGATAGAG AAGTCCTTCGACGCTCACCCTCGCAGGGAGAGTCAGGTGCGGCAGCTAGCGTGGATTGGCGACGGCGTCTGGGTGTCGATCCGGCTCGACTCCACCTTACGTCTCTAccacgcgcacacacaccagcacctGCAGGACGTGGACATCGAGCCGTACGTCAGCAAAATGCTGG GAACCGGAAAGCTCGGCTTCTCCTTTGTGCGAATCACAGCGCTTCTGATTGGTGGAAATCGGCTCTGGGTGGGGACAGGAAATGGCGTCATCATCTCCATCCCACTGACAGAGA CGGTGGTCCTTCACCGGGGACAGCTCCTGGGTTTGAGGG CCAATAAGGTGTCTCCCACGTCCTCCGGCGGCGTGATCCACGTTTACGGCGATGATGGCTCGGAGAAGAGCAGCGGCAGCTTCATCCCTTACTGCTCGATGGCGCAGGCTCAGCTTTGTTTCCATGGACACCGGGATGCTGTCAAGTTCTTTGTGTCTGTACCAG GAAATGTTCTGGCCACACTAAACGGCAGCGTGCTGGACAGTCCGTCAGAGGGTCAGGGCTCCACGGCGCCCACGGAGACGGAGGCTCAGAGCGTTCAGAACGTGTTGGTGCTGAGCGGAGGCGAGGGCTACATCGACTTCCGTATAG GTGACGGCGAGGATGACGAGACGGAGGAAGGAGACAGTGGCGGCACTTCTCAGATAAAACCTGCTCTGTGCAAAGCTGAGCGAAGCCACATCATCGTCTGGCAGGTGTCTTACATACCTGAGTGA